CTGGGCCTACGTGAGCGAGGACGAGTACTGGGTCGAGAACGGCTGGGGCTCGGGCCTGAGGAGCCCCGAGCACGAACGCATCGTCCAGGAGCAGGTGGCCAGGGACCTGGTGGCCGCCCACGACGCCGGCCGTGGCGTCGCTCTCGAGTTCATCCTGTACAGCTTCCCGCCCAACCCGTTGACCGCCTACCAGGACGTGCTGTCGGGCCACGGGATCGCGTACGAGACGGTGGCGTTGAAGCCCACGGTCGACGAGGTCCTCCGGCGCATGCAGCAGCGAGGGCGACCGGGTGACGTCGATCTCGAACGACGCCGCCAGGATGCCGAGCTCCAGGTGATGATCCTGGAGTTGAGCGACATCGACCCCGACTGGATCATCGATCCGACCGGCCGGACGGTCGAGGACCTGTGCCAGGAGTGCGCGGCGAGGCTCGGCCAGGCCTGACCGGGCCGCATCCGGGAGGGCCTGGAGGACCGGCCGGTCACTCAGGGCTGGGCGACGGCGGAGACGACGCGGCGGTGGTCGTGGGTGTCACCGCGGAAGGTGCCGGCGCAGGTGATGAGGGTCAGGTGGGAGAGCCCGTCGGTCGAGGGCTGGGGGTGCATGCCGGCGACGGGGCCGGCGCCGTAGATGCGGTCGAGCACCTCGGGCCGGGCGGCCTCCTCGAGGGAGTACTCGGTCGTCTCGGTGACCACGAACCG
This DNA window, taken from Acidimicrobiales bacterium, encodes the following:
- a CDS encoding AAA family ATPase, which produces MAGGSKALLVTGPGGSGKSTLARSVAERLGWAYVSEDEYWVENGWGSGLRSPEHERIVQEQVARDLVAAHDAGRGVALEFILYSFPPNPLTAYQDVLSGHGIAYETVALKPTVDEVLRRMQQRGRPGDVDLERRRQDAELQVMILELSDIDPDWIIDPTGRTVEDLCQECAARLGQA